The following is a genomic window from Aphelocoma coerulescens isolate FSJ_1873_10779 chromosome 5, UR_Acoe_1.0, whole genome shotgun sequence.
ACAATTGTTTGACCACTTTGGTTTGAATACTACTCAGTCTCTTATTTTCAAGTCTTAGAACAAGGAAAAGACCATGTTGAACTTGCTCTTCCAGTTCTTAGGTTTTTTATAAACTATTGTAAAATATCACCTATCCAAACAAGCTCCGTTACCTTGCAATGGTCTTAGAGCACCTACCTAGCTGTGAAATTcttaatatatattaaaaaggtATAAATGTAAAACGTTAGTAATACTAGGAAAGTACTGAATGACAATTCCCACAATCCAAACATGACACCCAGTGTTACCAGAGAAGTCACAGCCATTCTCCCCATAAACCAGTTACCTAAAAATAATTTCGGTAAATGGCATTTTATCAGACATTACCTCCATCTGCCTCTTTTCAGCAGCTTCTGCTAGTtgtcttctttttatttcctagaTATAATGTTAAAGACAGTGAAATTCTATTTCAATATAGTCTTTGCATTCTTTTTAAACTCTTAATTTTAAAGTACAACTCAAATCTGTAATGTGAACTCCCACAAAATGTCAACTTCAGGTCAATTAGCATCATCTTCCCCTGCACTTCAAGAACAAAGTGTTTTTAGTGACTAATGTGCCAGAAGAGCAGCTGCTGACATATATACAGttaaaccccaccaaaaaattGCTATTTAGCTGTTCCATGCCTTCACTCAATCCAGACTGGGGTGAAATGGCACACAGTGCATGAAACATCCTTTTGGAGTTTGGAAAGGGGAATGCTTGCTCTCCCAGGTGAAGCAggctcctttccttctcccccatgAAATCCACAGATGAGGGGTACAAAGCACAGAGATGGGCTTGTAGCTAGGAAAAATGTCATCCAGTGGAGGGTAGTTAGAAGCAAGCATCTCTATGCACTGGAGAAAAAAGGCCAGCTTTTCCTATTTCTTGTAAAAATGGGAGTCATATTGACTACAAATATGTACTAACGTGTCACGCGAAACCCTCCCTCTCCATACAAACCACAGAAGTGCCCACGCGTGCGGCAAAGCAGCAGGAGGTTCTGGAGCGCCAGGCCCCAAGCTGCGGGGTGCCCCGAGTAGCCTCGGCCCAAGGGTTCCCCCGCACCCCGGGCCGGGGCTTCcttttcccagcacagccactgtCTCCTGGGGCACTGCAACAACCCCGCGGTCTGGCCTCCATGTTAAGGAGGGAAAGTCACCACCCCCTACCCACACACTCATCCCAGCGACGCTGGGCGTCACTGATAAACAAcggggagaaggaggggggaaggaggaggaaaggaaatgggACGGAAGTGGGACCGCCCCTGGGCCGGGGGCCGGCGCCACCGCCACGGTCCCACACTTACCGGGTCGGGCGTCTCCACCACGTCCTTGACGGCGCCCCCCATGCAGGGCAGACACTGCCCCATGGCGGGCCCGACCGCCTGCAAGCCCCGTGGAGGAAGCGGCAGCGACCCCGCCCACGGCCCCGGCGGGGCGCCGCGCCAGCAATGCCCGCCCCGGCCTGGGGCCgtcgggggcgggcggggccggggcggaggCCGGAACGGGGTCGCGCGATTGCCGCCGGTAGTGAATTAAGTGGAAGGCGTTCTGTGACGGCAAAGGGAGAACAGTGTGATTGGTTTCCCAGCCGATGCCGGGTTTAGGGCCCGCTGGCGGCGTGCTCCGCCGGCGGCCAACATTTCCGATCCCGTGCCCCGCGCGGCGCTGCCGGAGCGCTGCTGGAGAGGCCGGCGCACATCTAGCTTGGCTCAGGTGGTTGAAGGTGTCTCTTTCTGGCTCTTCTGCTAtttattcaattttttcttaaaagaaaagaaagaaatctttcAGCATTACCCCATTCAACAATATTTCCTGAATTTGAGTGTTGGTGCATACATCAATCCCCAAGGATTATTTGAGGAGTATAAAATGTATTCTTCACAAACGATCATGCAACTCAGCTTCTTGTCTTCCTTGGTAATTTTGAACAAAGTATATATTTTTTGCACCCGTGTTCTTGTCCCAGCATTTATTTCATGAGCTTGAGATATCATACATTATTGTAAACCACGAATttaagtttttttgtttgtttactccATACGTAATTAGGCATAGAATCATGTGGCTTGGGTAGAATCATAGAgggggttgggttggaaggggtctTAATAACCACCTAGTTCCaaaccatctgccatgggcaggaacaccttccactagaccaggttgctccaagccccattgaagaaggggcagtcaatagctcatgtaagcacaagttaactattgggagacagcaaatgttagttcagacagcaaatgttaattacaaaacctaagaagccgaattcaccctaatcttgtcaagatagagggcacaaggattaTCTCAGAGATCGCTGAATCATTCCTCGAAGGACTACACATGCCCacggagaaaggtgaaaagttcactgagaggaagactactggccttcatcagaaagacccccgaggaagaagaggagccttcctcagcgcgaccaccaggacacacagcgcatgcgtgacccgtatgctaatgatattaatgacttctgagaaataatttgtataaccacacctgtcccaaggaatgtgatgaatattcctaatttaacccgtaatacttgtgttgtagaaaGCACCAGTGTGtgttttggaggagcgatccccacacacccggcgcgccgaataaagcaaatacccgcttctctgactgtctctgaagtgtctcctggcccggttgaggCATGATTCATCTAGCACCCTGAGATGGGACCCTTTATGCCCAGCTGCCGGATCCAGGGGTAAGCAGACCTCCCAGTTGtgaccctgaattttcagggggagctcagctgtcctTTGGCTCACGGCAGGAGCAGACAACgaccatctgcaccaaattaaggtatttgctattcctttcaaacacagaaataccAGCAGGTCCAGGGTTtgagtccctgagggtgggttgaaagtcccGAGGAGAactgggtctcccaaaattagtcctgggcaagaggaaaagtacttttaaggggttggacccccaggggttggaccccactgtgaaaggtacctttaaggggttggaccccgctGTCATGTGCTATTGTActgctgtttttgttttgtctgttgctattctgctgctgtgtgagtgagagtggatGAGACGTGCTGTCAAAGTACGAAGTGAGTGAGGGGCTCTATCTGCGGTTCCGTACCTCGGCGACGGGCTCggccagagaaaagcaaagcgtTTGGCAAAGAGTGAATGAGTATAAATCATATAAACCCTTGGTTTGGAATTCAGCCTTACTGTCCGAAGGGGGGTggattttagaggagaaagattttagTTACTGAATTGAGAATACCCAGGCTCCAATGCTTTTCTAATATAACCCCAGCtaatttcccttttaaaatcCCGTGCCTAGTGTGGAAACAGTTCTGAAGCTTGGGTTTGTTTTCGTTTTTTTGTACATGTATTAGAAAGTGGTATTTCCTATTAAAAAGAGTGAACAGTGTCCAAGTTCCTGgaggagagagcttggtatTAGACAAGAGTGGCAGAGCGTGGCTTTGTGGAAGGAAGGAGTTGGTTCTCtggttgtgggggtttttggctgtggagagagagaagaggggGAGAAAGGACAAAAGAGGCAATGGGATCATCAGAAAGTAAGGAAATAACCCAGAAAAGTCTGCTAGGATGCATGCTGGCACATTGGAAAGAGCTGGGGGGAGTCCCTGGAGGGAATATGAAAAAGAGCACCCTAATTAAATATTGTAATCAGTGGTGGCCACTCTACAGATTAGATGATGgtgaaaaatggccagagaatGGCTCTTTAAGATATAACACTCTATTGcaattaatgttatttttaaggaGGGAAAATAAATGGGATGAGACCTCCTATGCAGATTGGTTTTTTACCTTAAGACGCAAACCAGAGTGGCAGAAATAATGTGGCATCAATCTCGCACCACAGGACTCTATGGTCCTCCTCCTAGAAAaggaggcaaaaggaaaaaaccgcATGAAGAGGTGTTGCTCATCATGCAGTATTGGACAAAGATGTTTAAAGCTCAAAGCTGAGAGAGGCCAGGATCCCTTGGAAACCCAGGAGCTAATGGGGCACAGTGGTGGCACCCTAACATCGGGAACAATGTCCCCAGCGCCCCAAACATCCTCAGAGGATAGTGGGGATGAAGGAACAAGCGAGACTGGCTCAGGAATATCATCCAGAACTAGGAGCAAGACCCCTGTAGAGAAGAAGCTCATAGCACCACTTAGACAAGTGGTGGGGCCAGATTGGGGAATAACAAAAGTTAAAACACCATTTACAGCTTTGGATTTAGATACCTGGAGGGAGGCAGCCAGAATGTATAGAGAAGACCCTGAAAAGGTAGCAAAAAGGTTTGAATTGGTTGTTAGAAATCAAGATATTGATTGGGGGGATATAGACCTCATGCTGTCAGAATTAACTGAGACAGAAAAAGCTGCTGTAATATCTCCACAGCGAGAACACACGTGCAGGGACAGATAGCTGCTGGGATATTACATGGAAATGTAGATAACATTTTTCCTACAGGAAATCCACACTGGGACCCCAATGATCCACAAACATACCCGTTCTTAGATACAGGAAATAAGTACACTGGGGGCTTCTGAATGTTATACCTAAAACAGTTAACTGGTCATTGTTATTCAGTATTCACCAAGAAACCACTGAATCCCCAGGTTCATTTATAGAAAAATTAAGGGATAGTATGAGAAGACACACTACACTAGACCCAGCTTCTGAAATTGGGCAGCAGCAGTTAATATCCTTATTGATAGGGCAATCAACACCAGATATACATAAAAAACTGCAAAAGATTAAGGAACCAGATAACTGAAACTTAGAGAAACTCCTGGCAGTGGCATGGGAAGTTTATAAAAACAgggcacagccccacacagtcGCAGTGGCCCAGGTCAGGGGACCGGGATTCCCCAGGGGCGGAAGAAGGCCCTCCTTCTCCCAGAGGACAAAGGCAGCAATGCCCAGGCTCAGACTAATGTCTGTTATGCGGTCAGCCTGGGCACTGGAAACGAGATTGTCCTATGAACCGTGCCACGACCCCAGTGACGCAATCATCAGCGCCACTGGGAGCAGTGACTGTAGCACAGCTGTACCAGGAGTGATGGGGACCGGCGGGTCCCTCCCTAGCTGACCCGCTGGTCAAAGTTAAGCTAGGGGAACCGGAGGTGGAGTTTTTGGTGGATACTGGAGCCACATTCTCAGTCCTGAATCAGACTTTGAGTCCTGTCAGTAATGATTATGTCCAAGTTGTTGGGGCTACAGGGAAAACTGAGAAGGCCTATTTTTTGAGACCCTTAAAATTTACATTAGGCAAAAGGATGGGAATACACCAATTTCTATATCTTCCAAACTCACCTAAACCCCTGCTAGGCAGAGATCTATTAACCTGGTTACAAGCAAAAATAGAATTCACAGAACAAGGAATGAGACTACAGGttctagaagaaaaattaattttggccTTAAGTTTAGCAAATATCCCTGAAAAAGAAGGAATACCCATAGATGATAAGAGATCAAGTAATCCCACTAGTATGGGATGTCAAAATCCCGGGAAGATCAAAATGAGCTTCCCCAGTGGTTATTGAATTATTAGAAGGGGCACAGCCGGTGTCAGTCAAACAATATCCACTAAGGCATGAAGCACGGGTGGGAATAGAACCAATAATTGCCAAATTTATCAATCAAGGGTTGCTGAGAGAGTGTAGGTCCCCCTACAAcaccccaattctaccagtacaaAAGCCAAGTGGAAGTTATTGGTTAGTCCAAGACCTGAGGGCAATAaatgcaataacaaaaacactgCATCCCATAGTAGCCAATCCTTACACTTTacttacaaaattacaaagtgactggatgtggttttcagttttagatttaaaagatgctctcttttgtctgccattagctAAAAGgagtcaggaaatttttgcctttgaatgggaaaaccccaaaacagggagaaagagtcagctcacatggactgtattgccacaaggattcaaaaatagcCCCACAATATTTGGAGGTCAATTATCCcaagaactggaagcctggacaccACCACTTGGAGAAGGTACACTCCTGCAGTACGTTAATGACCTACCGATAGCAACAAGGACCcgtgaagactgcaagaactggactgtaagtcttttaaattttctgggactaagtggatatagagtctcccctgaaaaggctcagctagtcctccagaaagttacatatctggggtatgaactggcaggaggggagagagccttgggagacaacaggaaagaggcaatttgtcaaatgccccagccaacaacagccaaagaactgagaacctttctgggaatgacaggatggtgtagATTATGGATCTACAACTATGGACTCATTGTGAAacctttataccaactcctaaaagagactgGTGGAGctcacctatgctggacaccagagactaataatgcttttgtaactctgaaacgtGAGTTGATGCAAGCTCCAGCATTGGGCATACTggatgtcactaaaccttttctgttgttctcacatgagaggcaaggactggcgctgggacttctggcacagaagctgggaccatacaaaaggccagtggcttatttctccaagcagctggacgtGGTCAGCCAAGGATGGCCCCCCTGCCTGggtgcagtggcagctgtgatCCTGAATATAGAAGAAGCTCGCAAGTTCACACTGGGCCAGCAGataactgtttttgtctctcacacagtgtcagcagtgctcacacagaaaggaaattactggttaaccccatctcgctttctcaaacaccaggctgtcctagcagaatcggaggatgtgagtatccaagtaatTAACgttttaaacccagcagcttacctccagAGCAAGGCTActgaggagcctgtacagcatgactgcattgaaaccatggaggcagCTTACTCCAGCCGCCCGGACCTAAAGGACTCTCCACTAGAAAATGTAGAAAACTGGTTCACCGACGGGAGCAGTTATGTCAAGAATGGTGAGCAGctcgctgggtatgcagttacaaCCACCGATgctgtcattgaggcaaaaccattacctgtggggacatcagctcaaaaggctgaaataatagcccTAACTGGAGCCTTGGTGTTGGCcgaaggaaaacctatcaacatttggactgattcaaggtatgcttatggggtggtacacgctcacggggctatctggaaagaaaggggtttattaacctcacagaagaaagaaatcaagcatgCTACTGAAATCATGCAGCTACTGGAAGCAgtggtaaaaccttc
Proteins encoded in this region:
- the SVIP gene encoding small VCP/p97-interacting protein isoform X1 gives rise to the protein MEARPRGCCSAPGDSGCAGKRKPRPGVRGNPWAEATRGTPQLGAWRSRTSCCFAARVGTSVEIKRRQLAEAAEKRQMEASSRGIKNAYAVEQKKKKQEEIEKRIAASRPGGEGGLRWQVG